Proteins from one Halopseudomonas pelagia genomic window:
- the pilB gene encoding type IV-A pilus assembly ATPase PilB — protein sequence MDTPALSGLARRIVQDQLLDAQVAAKASKQASQDKIPFITYLVQNKLASARDLAMLCAEEFGYPYCDLAAIDKESQPQDLVSEKLIRQHSVLPLFKRGSRLFLGISDPTNQQALSDVQFSTGLMTDAVIVEDDKLHTLIEKFLESPTGGLGDMSDGELDDLDIQNVKDDEKKDGGTSDADDAPIVRFVNKMLLDAVRMGSSDLHFEPYEKVYRVRFRTDGILHEMAKPPIQLGVRIAARLKVMSSMDMAERRKPQDGRIKMKISKNKAIDFRVNTLPTLWGEKVVLRILDAESAKMGIDALGYEDDQKEMYMSALARPQGMILVTGPTGSGKTVSLYTGLNILNTVERNISTAEDPVEINLEGVNQVNVNPKQGLDFAKALRAFLRQDPDIIMVGEIRDLETAEIAIKAAQTGHMVMSTLHTNSAAETLTRLRNMGVPSFNIATSVNLIIAQRLARRLCKSCKKPMEIPNEVLLEEGFTQEKIDAGITIYSPVGCENCKDGYKGRVGIYEVVKITQAMQRIIMEDGNSIEITEVAQKEGFRNLRQSALMKAEQGVTSLAEVNRVTKD from the coding sequence ATGGATACCCCCGCGCTCTCCGGTCTGGCCCGGCGTATTGTTCAGGACCAGTTGCTCGACGCTCAGGTTGCCGCTAAGGCCAGCAAGCAAGCTAGTCAGGACAAGATTCCCTTTATCACCTACCTCGTCCAGAACAAGCTGGCCAGCGCTCGCGATCTGGCAATGCTCTGTGCGGAAGAGTTTGGCTATCCCTATTGCGACCTTGCGGCGATTGACAAGGAATCTCAACCACAGGACTTAGTCAGCGAAAAGCTGATTCGCCAACATTCTGTGTTGCCGCTGTTCAAGCGCGGTTCACGCTTGTTTCTCGGCATATCAGACCCTACTAATCAGCAAGCCCTGAGCGACGTTCAGTTCAGTACGGGATTGATGACGGACGCCGTTATCGTAGAAGACGATAAGCTGCATACGCTGATCGAGAAGTTCCTCGAAAGCCCCACAGGTGGGCTTGGGGATATGAGCGACGGCGAGCTCGACGACCTGGATATCCAGAACGTCAAAGACGATGAAAAAAAGGACGGCGGCACGAGTGATGCCGATGATGCGCCCATCGTTCGCTTCGTGAATAAAATGCTGTTGGACGCAGTTCGTATGGGCTCATCTGACCTTCATTTTGAGCCGTATGAAAAGGTCTATCGGGTACGCTTTCGTACCGACGGCATATTGCACGAAATGGCCAAGCCACCGATCCAATTAGGCGTTCGTATTGCGGCTCGCCTCAAGGTGATGTCATCCATGGATATGGCTGAGCGGCGTAAACCGCAGGATGGCCGTATCAAAATGAAAATATCCAAGAACAAAGCGATCGATTTTCGCGTCAATACGCTGCCTACGCTATGGGGCGAGAAAGTAGTGCTGCGTATTCTCGACGCAGAAAGCGCCAAGATGGGCATCGACGCGCTTGGCTATGAAGATGATCAAAAAGAGATGTATATGTCTGCTCTTGCTCGCCCGCAAGGCATGATCTTGGTGACTGGGCCAACTGGCTCAGGGAAAACCGTTTCTCTTTACACCGGCTTGAATATTCTCAACACTGTTGAGCGCAATATCTCTACTGCAGAAGACCCAGTCGAGATCAACCTTGAAGGTGTAAACCAGGTCAACGTTAACCCAAAACAGGGGCTGGATTTTGCCAAGGCTCTTAGGGCGTTTTTGCGTCAGGATCCGGATATCATCATGGTGGGCGAAATTCGCGACTTGGAAACGGCCGAAATCGCCATTAAGGCTGCACAAACAGGCCACATGGTGATGTCGACCCTTCACACCAATAGTGCTGCCGAGACGCTTACGCGCTTGAGGAATATGGGCGTTCCTTCCTTCAATATCGCCACATCGGTAAACCTGATTATTGCCCAGCGGCTGGCACGGCGGCTATGCAAGTCCTGCAAAAAGCCAATGGAGATACCTAATGAAGTACTGCTTGAGGAAGGATTCACGCAGGAAAAAATAGACGCTGGGATCACAATTTATAGTCCTGTAGGTTGCGAAAATTGCAAAGACGGTTATAAAGGACGTGTTGGCATCTATGAGGTAGTCAAAATCACCCAGGCGATGCAGCGAATCATTATGGAGGACGGCAACTCCATTGAGATTACTGAAGTAGCACAGAAAGAAGGATTCAGAAACTTGCGCCAATCCGCCCTGATGAAAGCGGAACAGGGTGTTACCAGCCTGGCGGAAGTCAACCGAGTGACCAAGGATTAA
- a CDS encoding type II secretion system F family protein, with product MAQQAAVKRKLASPKTKAKVDKTVPFKWEGKDRKGTKVAGELQGLNVALVKAQLRKQGILATKVTKKSTLFGTRAKKIKPLDIAFFTRQLSTMMAAGVPIIQSFDIIAEGTENPNLQKLINEIKADVAAGNTLADSLRAHPKYFDDLFCNLVESGEQSGKLESLLSRIATYKEKTEALKAKIKKAMTYPIAVVVVAIIVTAILLLKVVPQFQMVFSSFGANLPAFTLWVMGISEWLQAWWFIALVVIIVIGYAYTQAHVRSKKFRDAEDRALLKAPVVGDIVYKAAVARYARTLSTTFAAGVPLVEALDSVAGAAGNVVFYNAIMQIKEDVSAGSQLNFSMRTTNVFPSMAVQMAGIGEESGNLDGMLEKVADYYESEVDNAVDNLTTLLEPIIMVVLGVLVGGLIIAMYLPIFQLGNVV from the coding sequence ATGGCGCAACAAGCCGCAGTAAAAAGAAAATTGGCGTCGCCCAAAACAAAGGCAAAAGTTGATAAAACTGTACCTTTTAAGTGGGAAGGCAAGGATCGCAAAGGCACAAAAGTAGCTGGCGAATTGCAGGGGCTTAATGTTGCTCTGGTAAAAGCTCAATTGCGCAAACAAGGCATTCTGGCGACCAAGGTCACAAAAAAGTCGACGTTGTTTGGCACCCGAGCGAAAAAGATCAAGCCACTTGATATCGCATTTTTTACACGTCAGCTCTCTACTATGATGGCGGCGGGCGTCCCAATCATTCAGTCGTTCGACATTATTGCTGAGGGAACTGAAAACCCCAATTTGCAGAAATTGATCAACGAGATTAAAGCAGATGTGGCGGCAGGTAACACCTTGGCGGATTCGCTTAGAGCTCACCCTAAATATTTTGACGATTTGTTTTGTAACCTCGTCGAGTCAGGCGAGCAGTCAGGCAAGCTGGAATCATTGCTTTCACGCATCGCCACGTACAAAGAAAAAACCGAAGCCCTGAAAGCGAAGATCAAGAAGGCCATGACCTATCCGATCGCGGTAGTCGTGGTCGCCATCATCGTTACCGCCATTCTGCTACTCAAGGTAGTACCTCAGTTCCAGATGGTTTTTTCCAGCTTTGGAGCAAATCTTCCCGCCTTTACTCTTTGGGTAATGGGAATATCTGAATGGCTTCAGGCTTGGTGGTTTATAGCGCTGGTCGTTATCATCGTCATCGGTTATGCCTACACTCAAGCCCATGTGCGGTCCAAGAAATTTCGTGATGCGGAAGACCGCGCTTTGCTGAAGGCCCCGGTTGTTGGCGATATTGTGTATAAAGCGGCTGTGGCCCGATATGCCCGTACCCTGTCGACGACCTTCGCCGCAGGCGTACCATTGGTTGAAGCACTGGATTCCGTCGCAGGCGCAGCAGGCAATGTCGTTTTCTACAACGCCATTATGCAAATCAAAGAAGACGTTTCTGCTGGCTCTCAGCTGAATTTCTCGATGCGTACCACAAATGTCTTTCCATCAATGGCCGTGCAAATGGCGGGCATTGGGGAAGAGTCCGGCAACTTGGATGGCATGCTGGAAAAGGTAGCCGACTACTACGAAAGCGAAGTCGATAATGCCGTGGACAACCTCACCACGCTTCTCGAGCCAATTATCATGGTAGTACTTGGCGTGCTGGTTGGCGGCCTTATCATTGCCATGTACTTGCCAATCTTCCAGCTTGGTAATGTTGTCTAA
- a CDS encoding prepilin peptidase — protein MSLPSYLASDELAFILIAGLLGLVVGSFLNVVIHRVPRMMERDWLRQAREMLEPDAEQPKEPTYNLILPHSHCPHCNTEIKAWQNLPVLSYLLLRGRCGQCRARISPRYPLVELLTAVLSMTVAWQFGFGWAAGAMLVLTWGLISLSLIDADTQLLPDSIVLPLLWLGLIINSFALMTDLNSALWGAVVGYLTLWLIFWAFKLITGKEGMGYGDFKLLAMLGAWGGWQILPLTILLSSLVGAILGVIILKTRGQSNATPLPFGPYLAIAGWIALIWGDTITGTYLHFAGF, from the coding sequence ATGAGTTTACCCTCCTATTTGGCCAGCGATGAGCTGGCCTTTATTTTGATCGCCGGCCTATTAGGCCTCGTTGTTGGTAGCTTCCTCAACGTTGTCATCCATCGCGTCCCAAGAATGATGGAACGCGACTGGCTTAGGCAGGCGCGGGAAATGCTGGAGCCTGATGCTGAACAACCGAAAGAACCGACCTACAACCTGATCCTACCTCACTCCCACTGCCCACACTGCAACACAGAAATCAAAGCGTGGCAGAACCTTCCGGTCTTGAGCTATCTATTGCTGCGCGGGCGCTGTGGCCAGTGCAGGGCACGCATCAGCCCGCGCTACCCACTAGTTGAATTGCTGACGGCCGTGCTGTCGATGACAGTGGCTTGGCAATTCGGTTTTGGTTGGGCGGCTGGAGCCATGTTGGTGTTGACCTGGGGGCTAATCAGTTTAAGTCTGATTGATGCCGATACCCAGTTGCTGCCCGATTCGATAGTGCTGCCGCTGCTCTGGCTTGGCCTGATCATCAACAGCTTTGCGCTTATGACTGACCTGAACTCGGCGCTCTGGGGCGCGGTGGTGGGCTATCTGACCCTCTGGCTCATTTTCTGGGCATTCAAGCTGATTACGGGCAAGGAAGGCATGGGCTACGGCGATTTCAAATTGCTAGCTATGCTTGGCGCCTGGGGCGGCTGGCAGATTCTGCCGTTGACCATTTTGCTCTCTTCTCTGGTGGGCGCGATTCTGGGCGTCATCATCCTGAAAACCCGTGGCCAGTCCAACGCCACTCCCCTGCCCTTCGGACCCTATCTGGCAATCGCCGGGTGGATTGCATTGATCTGGGGTGACACAATTACCGGCACATACCTTCACTTCGCCGGATTCTGA
- a CDS encoding transcriptional regulator → MYTIIETEVFKRYAEAVWDEDERHAFITWIAANPLSGDVIPGSGGLRKLRWRGSSGGKRGGVRVIYYNELAVGSIWLLIVYSKAKFDNLPASFLKQLKEATGNG, encoded by the coding sequence ATGTATACCATTATTGAAACGGAAGTCTTTAAACGGTACGCCGAAGCTGTCTGGGATGAGGATGAGCGCCACGCGTTTATTACCTGGATCGCTGCGAACCCTCTGTCAGGCGACGTTATTCCTGGCAGTGGCGGCCTTAGGAAACTCAGGTGGCGCGGGAGCAGCGGAGGCAAGCGAGGTGGCGTGAGGGTCATTTACTACAACGAGCTTGCGGTAGGCAGTATCTGGCTGCTGATCGTGTACAGCAAGGCAAAATTCGATAATTTGCCCGCAAGCTTTCTCAAGCAGTTGAAAGAGGCAACCGGCAATGGATAA
- a CDS encoding helix-turn-helix domain-containing protein — protein sequence MDKELQSFQEDLLQSIQQMKSNKIARATKVELTPAAAARAKVGLTQNAFAEMLGVSLRTLQDWEQGRRQPTGAAQTLLLVATQHPEALLDLH from the coding sequence ATGGATAAAGAACTGCAATCATTTCAAGAAGATCTCTTGCAATCCATCCAACAAATGAAATCAAACAAAATTGCTCGGGCAACCAAGGTTGAACTGACTCCAGCTGCGGCCGCTCGCGCCAAAGTGGGGTTAACACAGAATGCATTTGCCGAGATGCTGGGGGTCAGTTTGCGCACACTGCAGGATTGGGAGCAGGGTCGCAGGCAGCCTACAGGTGCCGCCCAGACTCTGCTGTTAGTGGCTACACAACATCCGGAAGCGCTATTGGATCTGCACTGA
- the coaE gene encoding dephospho-CoA kinase (Dephospho-CoA kinase (CoaE) performs the final step in coenzyme A biosynthesis.) produces the protein MNPVSNSLIIGLTGGIGSGKSAAADRFANAHGIHVVDADLKSRVVVEPGRPALQHIVDRFGSDILLENGSLNRAALRERVFQDVDQRLWLEALLHPLIREEIISDLASATSPYALLVSPLLVESGQHAMTERIIVVDVPEATQILRTSQRDGVPEAQIKAIMQAQAKREDRLRHAHDIILNDQDLATLHAQVDALHERYLAMTTGATP, from the coding sequence TTGAACCCAGTCTCAAACTCATTGATCATAGGTTTGACCGGCGGTATCGGCAGCGGCAAGAGCGCTGCGGCTGACCGCTTTGCCAACGCGCACGGCATTCATGTAGTGGATGCCGACCTCAAGTCTCGCGTCGTAGTTGAACCAGGTAGGCCCGCACTGCAGCATATTGTGGATCGATTTGGTTCTGACATACTGCTTGAGAACGGCAGCCTTAACCGCGCAGCACTGCGTGAGCGCGTGTTCCAGGATGTTGATCAGCGTCTGTGGTTGGAAGCACTTCTGCATCCGCTGATCCGCGAAGAAATTATAAGCGACCTGGCCTCTGCGACGTCGCCTTACGCGCTGCTGGTTTCGCCGCTACTGGTTGAATCCGGTCAACATGCCATGACTGAGCGCATCATCGTCGTGGATGTGCCCGAGGCGACGCAGATATTGCGCACCAGCCAACGCGACGGTGTGCCTGAAGCACAGATCAAGGCTATCATGCAGGCCCAGGCGAAGCGTGAAGACCGCCTGCGGCACGCCCACGATATCATTCTCAATGACCAGGACCTGGCGACGCTGCATGCGCAAGTTGACGCGCTGCATGAACGCTACCTGGCCATGACTACAGGAGCCACGCCATGA
- the yacG gene encoding DNA gyrase inhibitor YacG: MTLSVECPTCKAPVTWDDSFPDRPFCSHRCRLIDLGAWASEEHVVPGEELEQDLYSGDLPQQ; the protein is encoded by the coding sequence ATGACCCTGAGCGTCGAATGCCCTACCTGCAAAGCCCCGGTGACCTGGGATGACAGTTTTCCCGACCGCCCTTTCTGTTCACACCGGTGTCGTTTAATCGATCTCGGCGCCTGGGCTTCTGAAGAGCACGTAGTCCCGGGCGAAGAGCTGGAACAGGACCTGTATTCAGGGGATCTGCCCCAGCAATGA
- a CDS encoding Nudix family hydrolase produces the protein MRPIHVMAAVIRRADGSILIAKRPDAAHQGGLWEFPGGKLEEGEPRLDGLARELQEELGIQITNARPLIDIRHDYPDKSIRLDVWSVSSFSGEAHGAEGQQVRWVAPQDLGQYAFPAANKPIVLAATLPQRYLITPDNCDADQLIAGLDVASERGVRMVQLRQTGLSQADYATLATTLMAKTGEAFMWILKGEHPPSSGAGWHVTSAQLRRFRASGWCKGKPFATRPPLLQSTDEMERRSECEETWDGLLAASCHNAEELQMANDIGADFVTLSPVLPTQSHPGAAHLGWEGAAELVAMVNMPVYLLGGLSSDDLECAQEIGAQGIAGISGLWPAVKPR, from the coding sequence GTGCGCCCAATTCATGTAATGGCTGCGGTGATTCGCCGAGCGGATGGCAGCATTCTGATTGCCAAGCGCCCTGATGCCGCACATCAGGGCGGGCTGTGGGAATTCCCTGGGGGCAAGCTGGAAGAAGGTGAGCCTCGCCTGGATGGCCTTGCGCGCGAACTGCAGGAGGAGCTTGGGATTCAAATTACCAACGCTCGTCCGCTGATTGATATCCGCCATGACTACCCTGACAAATCCATACGCCTGGATGTGTGGAGCGTTTCTTCGTTTAGCGGAGAGGCACATGGTGCCGAGGGGCAGCAGGTAAGGTGGGTGGCGCCTCAAGACCTTGGGCAATATGCGTTTCCAGCTGCGAATAAACCTATTGTTCTTGCTGCTACCCTGCCCCAACGTTATCTGATTACCCCTGATAACTGCGATGCAGACCAATTGATCGCCGGACTGGACGTGGCCAGCGAACGGGGCGTGCGGATGGTTCAGTTGCGGCAGACTGGTCTAAGTCAGGCTGATTATGCAACCTTGGCTACGACCCTGATGGCCAAGACCGGCGAAGCGTTTATGTGGATATTGAAAGGCGAGCATCCACCGTCGAGCGGGGCTGGTTGGCATGTGACGTCGGCGCAGCTGCGGAGATTTCGTGCGAGTGGGTGGTGCAAGGGGAAGCCTTTCGCGACGAGGCCCCCGCTCCTACAGAGTACTGACGAGATGGAGCGACGGTCTGAGTGCGAGGAGACTTGGGATGGGTTATTGGCCGCGTCCTGCCACAACGCGGAAGAACTGCAGATGGCGAACGATATCGGCGCTGACTTTGTCACCCTCTCGCCCGTACTCCCTACACAAAGCCATCCCGGGGCTGCGCATCTTGGCTGGGAGGGGGCCGCAGAGCTTGTAGCGATGGTAAATATGCCGGTGTATCTTTTGGGCGGCCTAAGCTCGGACGATCTTGAGTGCGCTCAGGAGATAGGCGCGCAAGGTATAGCTGGGATTTCCGGATTATGGCCGGCGGTTAAACCCCGCTAG
- the ispH gene encoding 4-hydroxy-3-methylbut-2-enyl diphosphate reductase, translated as MQIKLANPRGFCAGVDRAIEIVNRALEVFGPPIYVRHEVVHNKFVVEDLRNRGAIFVEEIEQVPDDVIVIFSAHGVSQAVRKEASDRGLKIFDATCPLVTKVHMEVARYSRDGRECVLIGHAGHPEVEGTMGQYDDRNGGAIYLVEDENDVAKLNVRHPESLAFVTQTTLSMDDTARVIDALRARFPAIDGPRKDDICYATQNRQDAVKQLASACDLVLVVGSPNSSNSNRLRELSERMGTPAYLIDGADEIRTEWLDGVKHIGITAGASAPDILVRQVIRHLHGLGAQGEEELAGQEENIVFSMPKELRVVSLD; from the coding sequence ATGCAGATCAAACTGGCCAACCCCCGCGGCTTCTGTGCCGGCGTTGACCGTGCCATCGAGATCGTCAATCGCGCACTCGAGGTCTTCGGCCCGCCGATCTACGTGCGGCATGAGGTGGTGCACAACAAATTCGTCGTCGAAGACCTGCGCAACCGTGGCGCCATCTTCGTTGAAGAAATCGAGCAAGTTCCTGACGACGTCATCGTCATCTTCAGCGCTCACGGCGTTTCCCAGGCAGTTCGCAAGGAAGCCAGCGATCGCGGTCTGAAGATCTTCGATGCAACCTGCCCGCTGGTTACCAAAGTCCATATGGAAGTCGCGCGCTACAGCCGTGATGGTCGTGAGTGTGTATTGATCGGTCACGCCGGCCATCCCGAAGTTGAGGGCACCATGGGTCAGTACGATGACCGCAATGGCGGTGCTATCTATCTGGTAGAAGACGAAAACGACGTAGCCAAGCTCAACGTCCGCCATCCGGAAAGTTTGGCGTTCGTTACCCAGACCACCCTCTCGATGGATGATACGGCGCGCGTCATAGACGCGCTGAGAGCACGCTTTCCGGCGATTGACGGGCCGCGCAAGGACGACATCTGCTACGCGACACAAAACCGCCAGGATGCCGTCAAGCAGCTCGCCAGCGCCTGTGACCTGGTGCTGGTGGTCGGTAGCCCAAACAGCTCCAACTCCAACCGGCTGCGTGAACTATCCGAGCGCATGGGTACCCCCGCCTATTTGATTGACGGCGCGGATGAGATTCGTACGGAATGGCTGGATGGCGTCAAGCATATCGGCATCACCGCTGGCGCCTCTGCGCCGGATATCCTGGTAAGACAGGTAATCAGGCACCTGCATGGCCTGGGCGCCCAAGGCGAGGAAGAACTGGCCGGGCAGGAAGAAAATATCGTCTTTAGTATGCCCAAAGAGCTGCGCGTGGTATCGCTGGACTGA
- the fkpB gene encoding FKBP-type peptidyl-prolyl cis-trans isomerase: MTDIRVNHDTEVTLHFTLKLPNGDVIDTTTDKTPATFKVGDGSLLPGFEQSLFGLKAGDQRSFAIEPERGFGPGNPQNMQTVARDQFNEMELEPGLLVIFRDAAGGELPGVVKTIHDTTVDVDFNHPLAGKVITFDVEIIKVTAL, encoded by the coding sequence ATGACCGACATTCGCGTTAACCACGACACTGAAGTGACTCTGCATTTCACCTTGAAGCTGCCCAACGGTGATGTGATAGATACTACCACCGACAAAACACCAGCCACCTTCAAGGTCGGCGATGGCAGCCTGTTGCCTGGCTTTGAGCAGAGCCTGTTTGGTCTCAAGGCCGGCGATCAGCGCAGTTTCGCTATCGAGCCCGAACGCGGCTTCGGCCCCGGCAATCCTCAGAACATGCAGACCGTCGCCCGTGATCAATTCAACGAAATGGAGTTGGAGCCCGGCCTGCTGGTGATCTTCCGCGACGCCGCCGGCGGCGAGCTACCCGGTGTGGTCAAAACCATCCACGACACCACTGTAGACGTGGACTTTAACCACCCGCTGGCAGGCAAAGTGATTACCTTCGACGTTGAAATCATCAAGGTGACTGCACTCTAA
- the lspA gene encoding signal peptidase II, which translates to MPDLRNGSLRWLLLSALIIGLDLLSKWFAEANLQMYQQVPVIDGLFSFTLAYNPGAAFSFLANAGGWQRWFFVAIAVGVSGMLIVWLARLPRQKIMEPLALALILGGALGNLYDRIVHGHVVDFILVHWQQSWFFPAFNIADSAITVGAALLILDMFFGGKNKAEADAKVG; encoded by the coding sequence ATGCCTGATCTGCGTAACGGTAGTCTCCGCTGGCTGCTCTTGTCGGCACTGATCATCGGCCTGGATCTGTTGAGTAAATGGTTTGCCGAGGCCAACCTGCAGATGTACCAGCAGGTGCCGGTGATTGATGGTCTGTTCAGCTTTACTTTGGCTTACAACCCCGGTGCCGCTTTCAGCTTTCTGGCCAATGCTGGCGGCTGGCAGCGCTGGTTCTTTGTTGCCATCGCCGTAGGCGTAAGCGGCATGCTGATCGTCTGGCTCGCGCGGCTGCCACGGCAGAAGATCATGGAGCCGTTGGCGCTGGCGCTGATTCTGGGCGGTGCCTTGGGCAATCTGTACGACCGAATTGTGCATGGTCATGTGGTGGATTTTATTCTGGTGCATTGGCAGCAAAGCTGGTTTTTCCCAGCCTTCAATATCGCCGACAGCGCCATCACCGTCGGTGCCGCGCTGTTGATTCTGGACATGTTTTTTGGTGGCAAGAACAAGGCTGAGGCCGACGCCAAAGTTGGCTGA